From the Microaerobacter geothermalis genome, one window contains:
- a CDS encoding deoxyribonuclease IV, with protein sequence MKIGCHISVAKGLFQAVQRAHELGAESLQVFTKNPRGLRPKKIDYIDAEKGVDFMKELDIQLVAHTPYITNLSTFKEDLWAVTIRSIKEDLHIAETYGAIGAVVHCGKHVGEGEEYGIKRMIETLDVILEEYEGPTKLLLENTAGQGSELGLELETLVSIRESCKYPEKIGFCFDTCHAFAAGQWNGDTFDSFVEKMKETGYLDHLAAIHFNDSKAPFASKKDRHEKIGQGEIGSEALRKFLIHPFFEGLPVILETPVEDEAEYGEEMVYLRQLKGVVQ encoded by the coding sequence TTGAAGATAGGTTGTCACATCAGTGTAGCGAAGGGATTGTTTCAAGCGGTACAGCGAGCCCATGAACTGGGAGCTGAATCCCTTCAGGTCTTTACAAAAAACCCCCGGGGCTTAAGACCGAAGAAGATTGATTATATAGATGCTGAAAAAGGCGTTGATTTCATGAAAGAACTTGATATTCAATTAGTGGCTCATACTCCGTATATTACAAATTTATCTACCTTTAAAGAAGATTTGTGGGCAGTGACGATTCGCTCTATTAAAGAAGATCTTCATATTGCAGAAACTTATGGGGCGATCGGGGCTGTGGTTCATTGCGGGAAGCATGTGGGTGAAGGAGAAGAGTACGGTATTAAACGAATGATTGAAACTCTGGATGTGATTTTGGAGGAATATGAAGGACCGACAAAGCTGTTATTAGAAAATACGGCTGGGCAGGGATCAGAATTGGGACTGGAATTGGAAACCCTTGTATCTATAAGAGAATCTTGTAAATATCCGGAGAAAATCGGATTTTGCTTTGATACTTGCCATGCCTTTGCAGCGGGGCAGTGGAATGGTGATACCTTTGATTCTTTTGTGGAAAAAATGAAAGAGACGGGATATTTGGATCACTTGGCTGCCATTCATTTTAATGATAGTAAAGCCCCTTTTGCCAGCAAAAAGGATCGTCATGAAAAAATTGGTCAGGGTGAGATAGGTTCTGAAGCTCTCCGAAAATTTCTGATTCATCCCTTTTTTGAGGGACTGCCGGTGATTCTGGAAACTCCTGTTGAAGATGAAGCAGAGTATGGTGAGGAAATGGTTTATCTCCGCCAATTAAAGGGAGTCGTTCAATGA
- a CDS encoding DUF2197 domain-containing protein — MRAQCVLCDKIVHIENESLLAKRLKNHPLLTYLCSPCTEKINHKLREKQSKKSVE; from the coding sequence ATGAGAGCACAATGCGTGTTATGTGATAAAATCGTTCACATTGAAAATGAATCTTTGTTAGCCAAGCGATTAAAAAATCATCCTCTCCTCACTTATCTGTGTTCTCCCTGTACGGAGAAAATCAATCACAAATTGCGGGAAAAACAAAGCAAAAAGAGCGTCGAATAA
- a CDS encoding pyridoxamine 5'-phosphate oxidase family protein — MAEKVSQTLTENIYILMQKERFALLSTIDKDSGGPNVSAISWVYSPDIQRVFIAVDNRSRIVENIKNNNRATLSIFSAGSVYSISGSAAIASEKMEGVPLRLAKIELKVEEVRDIMFYGSRISQEPTYEKTYDADAAAKLDKQVMDALKA; from the coding sequence TTGGCTGAAAAAGTGTCTCAGACTTTAACAGAAAACATTTACATATTGATGCAGAAAGAACGATTTGCCCTTCTAAGCACGATAGATAAAGATTCAGGAGGTCCAAATGTAAGTGCAATATCTTGGGTTTATTCCCCCGATATACAACGCGTTTTCATAGCAGTTGATAATCGCTCTCGAATTGTTGAGAATATAAAAAATAATAATCGAGCAACATTATCTATATTCTCTGCAGGTTCAGTCTATTCTATTTCCGGCTCTGCAGCCATCGCCAGTGAGAAGATGGAGGGCGTTCCCCTTCGTTTGGCCAAGATTGAATTAAAAGTTGAGGAAGTTAGGGATATCATGTTTTATGGTTCCCGTATTTCACAAGAGCCAACTTACGAAAAAACATATGATGCGGATGCTGCTGCCAAATTGGATAAGCAGGTGATGGATGCTTTAAAAGCCTAG
- a CDS encoding YhcN/YlaJ family sporulation lipoprotein encodes MLYKTLVISFLTIMILGGCQPANNPPANQSAPKPEVQNIKDKSRVQQTAPRSTKSQNAQDTAERLAHLATKIPQVNDATAVVAGKYAIVGIDVDANLDRSRVGTIKYAVAEALKEDPQGANVLVTADADTVQRIRELAQDIRNGRPVAGIAEELADIAGRLMLQPSKQVKDREEPPNQNNQRRINE; translated from the coding sequence ATGTTATATAAAACACTTGTGATTTCTTTTCTAACAATAATGATTCTCGGAGGTTGCCAACCAGCCAATAATCCACCAGCCAATCAGTCTGCACCAAAGCCAGAAGTGCAAAATATAAAGGACAAATCAAGGGTACAACAAACAGCCCCTAGAAGTACCAAATCTCAAAATGCACAAGATACTGCTGAAAGACTGGCACATCTTGCAACGAAAATTCCTCAGGTGAATGACGCAACGGCTGTAGTAGCCGGAAAATATGCCATTGTTGGCATCGATGTAGACGCCAATTTGGACAGATCCAGAGTTGGCACCATAAAATACGCCGTTGCTGAAGCGTTAAAGGAGGATCCCCAAGGGGCAAATGTTTTAGTTACCGCTGATGCAGATACGGTGCAAAGGATTAGAGAATTGGCGCAAGATATAAGAAATGGACGCCCAGTTGCGGGAATCGCAGAAGAATTGGCTGATATTGCCGGTCGATTAATGCTACAGCCCAGCAAGCAAGTAAAGGATCGTGAAGAGCCTCCCAATCAAAACAACCAACGAAGAATAAACGAATAA
- a CDS encoding DUF5665 domain-containing protein, with protein sequence MDENRNHIKKVIGEMDKITEKLNEVNTLNRKLESIAMHLERARIHDVLQNFNHPLRVIGINFLVGLSRGLGLTVGTAIILGFLAIFLKQFISLPIVGEYISDLLDYVQYYQDFKGR encoded by the coding sequence ATGGATGAAAATCGAAATCATATAAAAAAAGTGATCGGTGAAATGGACAAAATCACGGAAAAACTAAACGAAGTCAATACCTTAAACCGCAAATTGGAATCTATTGCCATGCATTTGGAGCGGGCTAGAATTCATGATGTTTTACAAAATTTTAATCATCCGTTAAGGGTAATTGGAATCAATTTTTTGGTCGGCTTGTCCCGTGGTTTGGGATTAACCGTGGGAACAGCCATTATTTTAGGGTTCCTTGCGATATTTTTGAAACAGTTTATATCTCTTCCCATCGTTGGTGAATACATATCGGATCTTTTGGATTATGTTCAATATTATCAAGATTTTAAAGGGAGATAG
- a CDS encoding MBL fold metallo-hydrolase — protein sequence MKIEILELGPLQTNAYLITNEQKEGIVIDPGMNPGLLLNKIKDLKIQGILLTHAHFDHMGGVDQVRKATGAPVYIHQNEADWLTDPNKNGSARWSMVTPPLTTAPADVLLSEEGPLTIGSFNVEWLFTPGHSPGGISLLFGEHVFTGDALFAQSIGRTDLEGGNYELLISSIQDKLMVLPDETKVYPGHGPATTIGVEKDINPFITGLLR from the coding sequence GTGAAAATTGAAATTTTGGAGTTGGGTCCGTTGCAGACGAATGCTTACCTAATAACGAATGAACAAAAGGAAGGAATCGTCATTGATCCCGGCATGAATCCTGGGCTTCTGTTGAACAAAATAAAAGACTTAAAAATACAGGGAATTCTGCTAACCCATGCCCATTTTGACCATATGGGCGGAGTGGATCAAGTAAGAAAAGCAACCGGAGCTCCGGTGTACATTCATCAAAATGAGGCAGATTGGCTCACAGACCCGAATAAGAATGGTTCTGCCCGTTGGAGTATGGTTACACCACCTTTGACAACAGCCCCTGCTGATGTCTTGTTATCTGAAGAAGGTCCATTAACCATCGGCTCTTTTAATGTTGAATGGCTGTTTACACCAGGTCATTCACCGGGCGGAATTTCCCTGTTGTTTGGGGAACATGTGTTTACCGGAGACGCTTTGTTTGCCCAGTCCATTGGGAGAACAGATCTGGAAGGTGGAAATTATGAATTGCTTATTTCAAGCATTCAGGATAAGTTGATGGTTCTGCCCGATGAAACGAAGGTATATCCTGGACATGGCCCTGCTACCACCATCGGTGTAGAAAAAGATATCAACCCTTTCATCACAGGACTACTGCGGTAA
- a CDS encoding HD-GYP domain-containing protein, with amino-acid sequence MKVTISNAKPGSILAEDLYDQTGRLLLPKGTELDEMNIYMLRKHHIMEIEIEVASRQIELERIRQFQATYEASVDMLKQIVDQAKTSGKIPIEPLIDISTILLEEILQDTGIVHQLSRVRNQDEYTFRHLMNVSIYSGMLAKWLGLTKQEQMKLALAGILHDCGKIFVPNHILNKQGALTDEEQEEMKKHTEYGYQFLMNNKISEEIALVALNHHERRDGTGYPKGIRDRHIDFFSRVVAVADVYDAMCSDRTYQKANSPYHVSEILWELSYDKMDPQIVLPFIHGICQFFVGDQVVLNTGETAKVVFVYNDEPTRPLVQLGNVYMDLRKHRQIKIEKIL; translated from the coding sequence ATGAAGGTAACAATTTCAAACGCTAAACCAGGGAGTATATTGGCTGAGGATCTTTATGATCAAACCGGCCGTTTACTTTTGCCTAAGGGTACAGAGTTGGATGAAATGAATATTTATATGCTTCGAAAACATCACATCATGGAAATTGAGATTGAGGTGGCTTCCCGCCAAATTGAACTGGAAAGAATCAGGCAGTTTCAAGCGACCTATGAAGCTTCGGTTGATATGTTGAAACAAATTGTTGACCAAGCGAAAACGAGCGGGAAAATCCCCATTGAACCATTAATAGACATCTCTACCATTTTGTTGGAAGAAATTCTGCAGGATACCGGAATTGTTCATCAGTTAAGCCGGGTGAGGAATCAGGATGAGTATACATTTCGACATTTGATGAATGTCTCCATATATTCAGGGATGTTGGCCAAATGGTTAGGATTAACAAAACAGGAACAAATGAAATTGGCATTAGCCGGTATATTACACGACTGTGGCAAAATATTTGTCCCAAACCATATTTTAAACAAACAGGGTGCTTTAACAGACGAAGAGCAGGAAGAAATGAAAAAACATACCGAGTATGGATATCAATTTCTAATGAATAACAAGATCAGTGAAGAAATCGCCTTGGTTGCTCTGAACCATCATGAACGAAGAGATGGTACGGGCTATCCGAAGGGAATACGTGACCGTCATATCGATTTCTTCAGCAGGGTGGTTGCGGTTGCAGATGTGTATGATGCCATGTGTTCTGACCGAACATACCAGAAGGCCAACTCCCCCTATCATGTTTCTGAAATATTGTGGGAACTAAGCTATGATAAAATGGACCCCCAAATTGTACTTCCATTTATTCATGGAATTTGCCAATTTTTCGTTGGAGATCAAGTGGTGCTTAATACTGGAGAAACAGCAAAGGTCGTATTCGTTTATAATGATGAGCCGACAAGGCCATTAGTTCAGCTGGGAAATGTTTATATGGATTTAAGAAAACATCGACAAATTAAGATCGAAAAAATTCTTTAG
- a CDS encoding DUF2203 domain-containing protein, with protein sequence MSDRIFTLEEANRLLPELMELIIQLRELRRNITRLHDQLCSLEIQDKNLGENVVHFEYRRLKSLYEESFHQFHQRMSRIKNMGCIIQDIELGLVDFPYLHQGELVFLCWKWGEEEIKYWHTLEDGFMGRRPLLR encoded by the coding sequence ATGAGTGATCGGATTTTCACTTTGGAAGAAGCAAATCGATTATTGCCTGAACTCATGGAATTGATCATACAGTTGCGTGAGCTAAGAAGAAATATTACAAGGCTGCATGATCAATTGTGTTCGTTGGAGATTCAGGATAAAAATTTAGGTGAAAATGTGGTTCACTTTGAATATAGAAGGCTAAAATCCCTTTATGAGGAATCATTTCATCAATTCCATCAACGGATGAGCCGAATTAAGAATATGGGGTGTATTATTCAGGATATTGAGCTTGGACTTGTAGATTTTCCTTACCTTCATCAAGGAGAATTGGTTTTTCTTTGTTGGAAATGGGGAGAAGAAGAGATTAAATATTGGCATACTTTAGAGGATGGGTTTATGGGAAGGCGTCCCTTATTGCGTTAA
- a CDS encoding YlaH-like family protein: protein MAMLENINQLIEENAYLVVFVLTALVYKLGFARPLPLLKSLIIYFLLAIGVIPLTLLYAFGLPIVPALAVALVLLIVVRVRRNKSESYGQENQHSDQNRANEVNR from the coding sequence ATGGCTATGTTAGAAAACATAAATCAATTAATTGAGGAAAATGCGTATCTGGTGGTTTTTGTGTTAACTGCCTTAGTTTACAAATTGGGATTTGCCCGTCCTCTTCCTCTGCTTAAATCTTTAATTATTTATTTCTTGTTAGCGATCGGAGTCATTCCATTAACTTTGCTTTATGCCTTCGGTCTGCCCATTGTTCCTGCTTTGGCTGTCGCATTGGTTTTACTCATTGTCGTCAGGGTTCGAAGGAACAAATCGGAATCTTACGGTCAAGAAAATCAGCATAGTGACCAAAATAGAGCCAACGAGGTGAACAGATGA
- a CDS encoding CapA family protein — MRRFLSIGWILILISVINFSIFNLFACQSFKTLNQPKGSVLAAKTNESVKPESVINSEVKTVNLMAVGDIIVHSPQLTAAYRAEEKDYDFHESFDLVRPVFKRADWVIGNLETTLSGEEFGYSGYPRFNSPDALAEALANAGFIAVTNANNHSLDRGEKGVERTIEALDRYGLLHTGTFRSLEERSKPLILEKNNISLGILAYSYGTNGLPLPEKRPYMVNLINMEQIKKDVYQLKREGVDFTLVSIHFGDEYQLFPNERQKEIVDELINMGVDIIIGSHPHVLQPFEIRAAINSEGVEKKAFIIYSMGNFISNQRGNWTDYGLILNLTLTKKIPEGISTIEKVQFIPTWVYRGWVGGRRLYQVIPLSLLKEMETLPYLTLKDYERLKSKENEIIDHLSSMSDQITIGGFVDEGNNFKR; from the coding sequence ATGAGAAGATTTTTATCCATTGGATGGATTCTTATTTTGATTAGTGTAATCAATTTTAGCATATTTAATCTATTTGCCTGCCAATCTTTTAAAACGCTGAATCAGCCTAAAGGTTCGGTTTTAGCTGCGAAGACCAATGAATCTGTCAAACCAGAGTCCGTCATAAATTCAGAAGTGAAAACGGTAAACTTGATGGCGGTGGGAGATATTATCGTGCACTCCCCTCAGCTGACGGCAGCTTACCGTGCGGAAGAGAAGGATTATGACTTTCATGAATCTTTTGATTTGGTTCGCCCCGTCTTTAAACGGGCGGATTGGGTCATTGGCAATTTGGAGACCACGCTGAGCGGAGAAGAGTTTGGCTATTCCGGTTATCCTCGATTCAATTCACCGGATGCCCTGGCGGAAGCGTTGGCAAATGCAGGCTTTATAGCGGTAACCAATGCCAATAATCACTCCTTGGACCGCGGGGAAAAAGGAGTAGAAAGAACCATTGAAGCCCTTGATCGTTACGGCCTTTTACACACCGGAACATTTCGCAGTTTGGAGGAGAGGAGCAAACCTCTTATTTTAGAAAAAAACAACATTTCCCTGGGGATTTTGGCCTACTCCTATGGGACCAACGGTCTGCCTCTGCCTGAGAAACGTCCTTACATGGTTAATCTCATCAATATGGAACAGATAAAAAAAGATGTATACCAGTTAAAAAGAGAGGGAGTGGACTTCACCCTCGTATCCATACATTTTGGTGATGAATATCAACTGTTCCCCAATGAGCGTCAAAAGGAAATTGTTGACGAGTTGATCAATATGGGAGTAGACATTATTATAGGCAGTCACCCCCATGTTTTGCAGCCGTTTGAAATCAGAGCGGCCATAAACAGTGAAGGGGTTGAAAAGAAGGCTTTCATTATTTATTCCATGGGAAATTTTATCTCTAACCAAAGGGGGAATTGGACCGATTACGGCCTAATTTTAAATTTAACTCTGACCAAGAAAATTCCTGAAGGGATCAGTACGATAGAAAAGGTTCAATTTATTCCTACTTGGGTTTATCGCGGATGGGTAGGTGGACGAAGGCTATACCAGGTGATTCCCCTTTCGCTGCTGAAAGAAATGGAGACTCTGCCGTATCTAACATTAAAGGATTATGAAAGGTTAAAATCAAAGGAAAACGAGATAATCGATCATCTTTCTTCGATGTCAGATCAAATCACGATAGGAGGTTTCGTGGATGAAGGTAACAATTTCAAACGCTAA
- a CDS encoding cbb3-type cytochrome oxidase assembly protein: MLLGLTIGAWIILIVMISFTGSSILIWAWARKSGQFDESIKYRMLDDDDN; encoded by the coding sequence GTGTTATTAGGACTCACTATAGGCGCATGGATCATTCTGATTGTCATGATCAGCTTTACTGGCTCTTCCATTCTTATATGGGCTTGGGCCAGAAAAAGCGGACAGTTTGACGAGAGCATCAAATACCGGATGTTAGATGATGACGATAACTAG
- a CDS encoding class I SAM-dependent methyltransferase — protein MKYMPGENWLTDGITESYQFPWLMLSTFIHPSRRTFWYPPRIQDIQTLMKLAQTVTGKEQPVLLDVGSGIGLMAYLFAREGFEVIAIDQNESVIERSKVLYKHPRLQYLQRNMKEMEEWKGMVDVVFNSWMPAFSFWGKYLFSLDAPIVYLVGDPGGATGDYKCDEQKKSYRFFFHYLTPSWHDLLSWVNYLQLYPLTEKALSHVMKATNQHICFLHRQISEPEQLRVPPAKPYPWENQLDALGLLPGTKVSNGVIWSLSTT, from the coding sequence ATGAAATATATGCCTGGTGAAAATTGGCTCACTGACGGTATTACAGAATCCTATCAATTCCCTTGGCTGATGCTGAGCACCTTTATTCATCCTTCCCGCCGAACCTTTTGGTATCCGCCGCGAATCCAGGATATCCAAACGCTAATGAAATTAGCGCAAACAGTTACAGGAAAAGAACAACCTGTTCTCCTTGATGTAGGTTCCGGAATCGGCTTAATGGCCTATCTATTCGCCAGAGAAGGCTTCGAGGTGATCGCTATCGACCAGAATGAATCGGTCATTGAACGCTCAAAGGTGTTATATAAACATCCAAGACTCCAATATCTGCAGAGGAATATGAAAGAAATGGAAGAATGGAAAGGTATGGTAGACGTTGTCTTCAATTCATGGATGCCAGCATTCTCTTTTTGGGGGAAATATTTATTTTCCCTTGATGCTCCCATTGTCTATTTGGTCGGGGATCCCGGAGGTGCTACCGGCGATTACAAATGTGACGAACAAAAGAAAAGTTACCGATTCTTCTTTCACTACCTAACTCCCAGTTGGCATGACCTATTAAGCTGGGTGAACTATCTTCAATTATATCCACTGACTGAGAAAGCGTTAAGTCATGTGATGAAGGCTACCAATCAGCATATCTGTTTTCTTCACCGACAGATTTCCGAACCGGAACAACTTCGAGTCCCTCCGGCTAAACCCTATCCTTGGGAAAATCAGTTGGATGCCTTGGGTCTCCTTCCCGGAACGAAGGTAAGTAATGGGGTTATTTGGTCCCTGTCAACTACCTGA
- a CDS encoding PhoH family protein, protein MKKIYVLDTNVLLQDPRALFAFEDNEIIIPAVVLEEIDAKKRYTDEIGKNARYVAKLIDSLRSHGQLHSGIKLESGGNLRVELNHRSFNKMQDIFLDASNDNRILAVAMNLREEEEAKPDGCPVIIVSKDALVRVKADALGLQAEDFLSDRVIQDDELYKGYVNVSISQEIIGYFYKEGRLSVHDYFPRNAFYPHQFIIFRDECGSSSSALGKVNGEGTWIEPLYHDEQMVWGIRPRNAQQKMAIELLLNERISLITMTGKAGTGKTLLSLACGLHLKEDEGKFHKLLVAKPVVPVGKDIGYLPGEKEEKLRPWMQPIYDNLEYLFNTKQNGDLDRILSGMGNIQVEALTYIRGRSIPEQYIIVDEAQNLTKHEVKTILTRVGEGSKIVLMGDPDQIDHPYLDKYNNGLSYVVERFKEQKVSGHIHLEKGERSHIAQLAADLL, encoded by the coding sequence TTGAAGAAGATCTACGTCTTAGATACCAATGTTCTTCTGCAGGATCCCCGTGCCTTATTTGCCTTTGAAGACAACGAAATTATCATACCTGCTGTTGTGTTAGAAGAGATTGATGCAAAAAAACGATATACGGATGAGATTGGAAAAAATGCAAGATATGTAGCTAAACTTATCGATAGCCTTCGTTCTCATGGTCAACTTCATTCAGGGATAAAACTGGAATCAGGAGGAAATCTAAGGGTAGAATTAAATCATCGTTCCTTTAATAAGATGCAGGATATATTTTTAGATGCCAGTAATGATAATCGAATATTGGCTGTGGCGATGAATTTGCGAGAGGAAGAGGAAGCGAAGCCCGATGGTTGTCCGGTGATCATCGTGAGTAAGGACGCGTTGGTTCGAGTGAAGGCGGATGCTCTTGGTCTTCAAGCAGAGGATTTTTTATCTGATCGTGTCATTCAGGATGATGAATTATATAAAGGATATGTAAATGTGTCGATATCTCAGGAAATCATCGGATATTTTTATAAGGAAGGGCGTCTTTCTGTTCATGATTATTTTCCTCGTAATGCCTTTTATCCGCACCAATTTATCATTTTTCGCGATGAATGCGGATCATCCAGTTCGGCACTGGGGAAAGTGAACGGGGAAGGAACATGGATTGAGCCCCTATATCATGATGAGCAGATGGTTTGGGGAATTCGACCGCGAAATGCACAACAGAAAATGGCCATTGAGCTTCTCTTAAACGAGAGGATTTCTCTTATAACCATGACTGGAAAGGCAGGAACAGGAAAAACTCTTCTTTCTTTGGCTTGCGGGCTACATCTAAAGGAAGACGAGGGTAAATTCCATAAACTGCTGGTGGCAAAGCCCGTGGTTCCGGTAGGTAAAGATATTGGTTATTTACCGGGAGAAAAGGAAGAAAAGCTTCGTCCTTGGATGCAGCCTATCTATGATAATCTGGAATACCTGTTTAATACCAAACAAAATGGCGATTTGGACCGGATATTGTCTGGTATGGGAAATATTCAGGTGGAAGCTCTCACTTATATCAGGGGAAGAAGTATTCCTGAGCAATATATCATTGTTGATGAAGCTCAAAACCTGACCAAGCACGAAGTAAAAACCATTTTAACCAGGGTTGGGGAAGGTAGCAAAATTGTTCTCATGGGAGATCCGGATCAAATTGATCACCCGTATTTGGATAAATATAATAACGGCTTATCCTATGTCGTTGAACGATTTAAGGAGCAAAAGGTAAGCGGCCATATCCATCTGGAAAAAGGGGAGCGTTCCCATATTGCCCAGCTGGCAGCTGATCTGTTGTAG
- a CDS encoding 4Fe-4S binding protein, whose translation MKQGSSLIVWRSITQLLLMAAFFLVPLFDILRLDVINKEFYVLGKELSLSQVYLFLVFILFILVFILAISKLLGRVFCGWLCPHNTASEFLNRLESKRFFRKRPVIKGIVIFALAFTISAAAAFGLLSYFITPSLIFYSILELDMNLTFAIFFVIFALLFMLVYKIRHQFCQNACPYGMAQSILADNKTLRVAFVEDRREDCLDCEACTRICHMNLDPRTNQLDTCVNCGDCVLACQLVLSKVKKPSLLTYSFGQNTNESKANRRKLLAGQSSFLLLLLMILGGFLVYGASVYVPYEISVKPIGGKIASLTEQGYIQAYYVEVENHSSKQLNLRMYASEVEEGVALRYPDTFQIPKNGKIDVGLTIQAPELISKGLHSFYLHLQTGDSVQSKRINFTIP comes from the coding sequence ATGAAACAAGGATCTTCTCTGATTGTATGGAGAAGCATTACCCAATTATTGTTGATGGCAGCTTTTTTTCTTGTTCCACTATTCGATATTTTACGACTTGATGTCATAAACAAGGAGTTTTATGTATTAGGAAAAGAGTTATCCTTGTCCCAAGTTTATCTGTTTCTTGTTTTTATATTATTTATTCTTGTATTTATCTTAGCGATCAGTAAACTGCTAGGAAGAGTATTTTGCGGTTGGCTTTGTCCTCACAACACCGCTTCAGAATTCCTCAATCGCTTAGAATCCAAGAGATTTTTCAGAAAAAGACCGGTCATTAAAGGGATTGTTATTTTTGCTCTCGCCTTTACCATTTCCGCTGCTGCTGCATTTGGACTTTTAAGTTATTTTATTACTCCTTCACTCATTTTTTATAGTATTTTAGAATTGGATATGAACTTAACCTTCGCCATATTTTTTGTGATATTTGCCCTTTTATTTATGTTGGTGTATAAAATCAGACATCAGTTTTGTCAAAATGCCTGCCCTTACGGGATGGCTCAATCCATTCTAGCTGACAATAAAACCTTAAGAGTCGCCTTTGTTGAAGATCGCCGGGAAGACTGTTTGGATTGTGAGGCATGTACCCGAATTTGTCATATGAATTTGGATCCCAGAACCAATCAACTGGATACCTGTGTCAACTGCGGTGACTGTGTCCTTGCCTGTCAGCTGGTTCTTTCCAAAGTTAAAAAACCCTCTTTGCTCACATACTCCTTTGGACAAAATACAAACGAATCAAAAGCAAATCGAAGAAAATTGTTAGCAGGGCAATCCAGTTTTCTACTTCTGCTGTTGATGATCCTAGGTGGATTCCTGGTTTATGGGGCGTCTGTCTATGTCCCTTACGAAATTTCAGTAAAGCCGATCGGTGGGAAAATTGCCAGCCTGACTGAACAAGGCTATATTCAGGCTTACTATGTTGAAGTAGAAAATCATAGTTCAAAGCAGCTAAATTTACGAATGTATGCCTCTGAGGTGGAGGAAGGGGTGGCCCTTCGCTATCCTGACACCTTTCAAATTCCCAAAAACGGAAAGATAGATGTTGGACTTACCATTCAAGCCCCTGAATTGATTTCAAAAGGATTGCATTCATTTTATCTTCATTTACAAACTGGTGATTCTGTGCAGTCTAAAAGAATCAATTTTACCATTCCTTAA